Genomic segment of Syntrophorhabdaceae bacterium:
TGGAGGTTTTTTAATGCCGACGGCTCAGAGGCGGAGATGTGCGGCAATGGCGGAAGGTGCGCCGCCCGTTTTGCCAATATGAAAGGCATCGCAGCAGAGAAGATGGCATTTGAGACAATGGCCGGCATCATCAAGGCAGAGGTCAGGGGCGCGAAGGTGAAGCTCCAGCTCACCACCCCCAGGGATCTGAAGCTCGATTACCCGGTCAAGCTTGAGGACAAAGAGATCTTCATCAACAGCGTCGATACAGGGGTGCCCCACGCCGTCCTCGTGGTGAAGGATATTGATTACATCTCGGTAAATGAACTGGGGAGCTCAATACGATACCATAAGATGTTCGGCAAAAAGGGGACGAACGTGAATTTTGTTGAGATTATCGACAGGGAAAACGTAAAGCTGAGGACCTATGAGAGAGGCGTTGAAGGAGAAACCTACGCATGCGGGACAGGCGCAGTCGCCTCCGTGGTTATCCTTACCAGCAAGTCCCAGGTGGAGAGCCCGGTCAATGTCCATACGCGGGGCGGAGAGGTCCTGAAGATTTACATAAACGAAGAGGTCTATCTCGAAGGTGACACAAAGATCATATACGTTGGAAAGCTGCACGAAGAGGCATTGATGTGATTACAGTCTTCGGCAGACAGCATTTAGGTTAAGCTGATCGCTGAAGACCGATTTAACAGGAAGGAGTGAATATGGACTTAGCGGGTGTTTTCACTGCCCTGGTGACACCTTTCAAAAACGGAAAGGTTGATGAAGATGCATTGAAAGACCTTATCGGGTTCCAGCTGCAAGGGGATGTCGATGGTCTTGTACCCTGCGGGACGACAGGAGAGGCGCCTACGCTTTCTTATGAAGAACATGAGAGGGTGATCGAATTGACGGTGAAGTATGCCGGGGGTTCGGTACCTGTCATTGCAGGAACAGGCTCTAACAGCACGAAAGAAGCGATAGAACTGACGGAAAGCGCCAAAAGGCTCGGAGCCGACGCATGCCTTCTCACGACACCTTACTACAACAAGCCCACACAGGAAGGCCTTTACCGGCATTACAAAGAGATCGCCGAAGCAGTGGATATACCGCTCGTACTTTACAACATACCCGGCAGGACGGGCATCAACATGGCCCCCGAGACGATTAAAAGGGTCGCCGAGATCCCTAATATTGTCGGCATCAAGGAGGCTTCGGGATCCCTTGTCCAGGTCTCCGAGATATACAGGTTGACCGGAGGGAGATTCACGATATTCTCCGGTGATGATAATATCTTCCTGCCGATGATGAGCGTCGGCGCGGTTGGTGTCATATCGGTTATCTCGAACATCATGCCGAAGGAATTGAAAGAACTTTACAGGGCATTTGCGGAAGAAGAGGATATAAAGAAGGCGAGAGACCTGCACACAAGACTTATGCCGCTTTTCCAGGGGATGTTCATCGAGACCAACCCGATCCCGGTCAAGGAGGCCCTCTATTATATGGGTATGATCGAGAAGGAATTCAGATTGCCGTTGTGCCCGCTTTCAGACGCGAACAGCAGATACCTGAAGGGGTTGTTGAAGGAATACGGACTGCTGAGGAGAGANNNNNNNNNNNNNNNNNNNNNNNNNNNNNNNNNNNNNNNNNNNNNNNNNNNNNNNNNNNNNNNNNNNNNNNNNNNNNNNNNNNNNNNNNNNNNNNNNNNNCGACGCTTGAGAATTTCAGGTTTGTCAGAGAGAAGCAGAAGTGTATTGTCATAGGCACAACAGGATTTTCCGGGGACGCCATCGGGCAGATCAGGGATTCAAGGGATGTTAGGGTTGTTATATCACCCAACATGAGCATAGGCATGAATCTCATGTTCGATGTTATTGACAGGGTATCAAAAGTCCTTCAGGACGGTTACGACATCGAGATCGTTGAGATGCACCATCGCTGGAAAAAGGATGCACCCAGCGGAACGGCGATGAAATTAAAGGACATCGTGAAGGATGCCCAGACAGGAAAGCAATGGGAAGAGATCTACGGCAGAAAGGGGATCACCGGCGAAAGGAAGAACGGGGAGATCGCTATCCTTGGTTTGAGGGGAGGCGACATCGTCGGCGAGCATACGGTGATGTACGCCGGTATCGGCGAACGGCTTGAGATTACTCACAGGGCCTATTCCCGTGAAAATTTTGCACGGGGGGCATTGACGGCGGCGAAGTGGATCGTCCGGCAGGGTCCCGGTATTTACGGGATGAAGGATGTGCTGGGATTATAGTAAATAGTTCATGGCCCATAGCTGATAGCTCGCGGCAAAAGATCAATCACCAATAACCAAATTCCAATCACCAATTAATACCCAATGACCGAATACCCAAACGAGAAGCGATTCCCGAAGATTTTGTTTGGTGATTGAATATTGGGTATTGGTTATTATTGGGTATTATGTTTATAATAGCTTGTTAATTTTTTCTCTTAATAAACTTATTTGCGGTAAAAGTTTGTAAAACACTGCGATATCCTTGATAATAATTTCTCTTGCAAAACACCTTGATTATTGTTACATATATGATAAATAAAGAGAAAATCTTTAAAAGGAATAGAAAAATGGCGAAATATTCAAAGATCCCCGAAGCCACAATAAGAAGGCTCTCAAATTATCTGAAATGCCTTGGAGACCTGGAGACGAGGAGTGAAAAGGTAGCATCGAGCGCGCTCATCGCAAATATCTGTAACGTCAACGCAGCGCAGGTAAGAAAAGATTTTGCCTATTTCGGTGAATTCGGCATCAGGGGTATGGGCTACAATGTAAAAGAACTGAAAAGACATATCAAAGAAATACTCGGTATCAACAGGGAATGGAGGATCGCAGTGGTCGGCATCGGCAACATGGGAAGCGCCCTGCTTGTTTATAAGGATTTTCTCAAACAGAACTACAAGATAGTGGCTGCTTTTGATATCCAGCCCGAAAGGGTCATTGGGCATATTTCTGAAAGAGTAGGAAAACCCGTTGAGATTCTCCATGTTGAGGGACTGAAAGAGGTGGTGAAGGCAAGAAATATTGAGATCGGGATTATTACAACACCTCCCCAGGAGGCACAAAAGGTAGCGGATTGGCTCGTTGATGCGAATATCAAGGGTATCCTGAATTTGTCACCTTCACCCGTGAAGACCCCTGAACATGTAAAGCTCCGCAACCTTTTCTTTACGTCTGCCCTCGACAATCTCGTATACTACCTTTCAAATTAGAGGCAGTCATGTGGAAGATCCTTGGAAATATAATAGAGATGTGTGTCTATTCCACCGTGTACATGATCATTGTACTGGTGATGCTGAAGATTGTCGGCGCTACGTTTTCAACTGAGTTTGAGAAAAAGATATCAGAAGAGGGCAATATAGGTCTTGCGATAATTTGCGCCTGTCTTTTTATAGGCATTGCAATTCTCCTCTCAGCAGTTGTGGGATAGTGAAAAGCCTTTTTATAACCGGAACAGATACAGGGATCGGCAAGACAGTTATATCAATGGGTTTATGCGCCTTCCTTTCGTTGCGGAAGGGTATGGATGTCGGTGTCATGAAGCCCTTCGAAAGCGGGTTGACAAAAGGAGAACAGAAGGCAGGGTCCCGGGATGCGGTTTTATTGCGGGAGGCCTCAGGAAGCACCGATAGTCTGAGGAAGATCAATCCCTACACATTTGAAGCGCCCCTCGCCCCTGAAGTTGCTGCTGAGCTGGAACATCGTGTAATCGATATTGATAGCGTTGACAGGACATACCGGGATCTTCTGAGGAAGCACGATGTCCTTATCATTGAAGGAGCAGGCGGCGTCATGGTACCCATTAAAAGTAATTTCTTCTACATTGATCTCATCAGGCGATGGAGTGTGCCGACCGTCATTGTGTCGAGGCTCGGTCTCGGAACAATAAACCACACACTCCTGACAAGCCGTTATCTGGAATCACAGGGTATAAGCATCGTGGGCGTGATCTTGAATGACGTAAACAGTGAGGCCGATATCGCCTCACAGACAAACCCCGGTGTATTGAAACAATATCTCCGCGTCCCCTTTCTCGGGGTCTTTCCTCACGTGGCGTGGGTCGCGCAAAACAGAATGAACAGGGAACTCCTTGCCGAAACGTTTGCAAAGAATATTGACACCACCGCCATCCTGCAGTTTCTCTAAATCCGCAATGCGTAGCACGCAACCGGTCTTATCGCATGCCCGACATCATCTCCTTGAAATACTTCTCCGACCTTTCGATGACGTCCATCTCAACGCAGTAGGCCAGCCGGAAATAACCCGGTTTCCCGAAACCCACCCCGGGTACGGCAAGAATGCGGTGCTGCTGGAGGGTCCTCACGAACAGGATATCGTCAGGTATCGGCGAGTGCGGGAATATGTAGAATGCCCCCAGGGGTTTCGTCACATCGAACCCGGATTCCACAAGGATCCTGTAAATGGCGTCCCTTTTGCGCTGATAATCCATGATATCGACGCTGTTTTTCTGGAATTTCCGGATGAGTCTCTGCATGAGCGCCGGGGCGTTTATGAAGCCGAGTATCCTGTTTGCGAATATCATAGCGTCTATAAGGGGTCTCAGATTTTTTATATGAGGCGATGCGGCGATATGGCCTATGCGCTCCCCGGGGAGGGCGAGGTCTTTTGAGTGGCACGTAATGACGATCGTATCCTCGTATATATTGAACAGGTCGGGCAGGACAGTGCCGTTGTAAATTATCTTCCTGTATGCCTCATCGGCGAGGATGAATATCCTCTGCCCCTTTTCTTTCCGTTTCAAAAGAAGCGCTGCAAGATCCTTCAACTCCTCTTCGTTATAGACAACACCCGTCGGGTTATGCGGTGAATTGAGGATGATCGCCTTGGTCTTCTTGTTTATCGCCTTTTCAATCTTTTCGATATCGAGATGAAAGTCGTCCCGGGTATCGACAAGCCTCATCGATCCGCCGTGATTTTCTATATAGAACCTGAATTCCACGAAATACGGATTGGGGACGATTACCTCGTTGCCCGCATCGAGGAGGGCCTTCAGCGCGACGTTAATGCCCCCGGCGGCTCCGACGGTCATGATGATGTGGTCTTTCGTAAAGGGCAGCCCTGACCTTTCTTCATAGAATTTCGCTATATCGTCTCTCACCTCTTCGTAGCCGCTGTTCGTCATGTACCGGTGCATGCCCTTTATCTCTGAAGAGGCGATGCGTATCAGTTCTGCTTTCAGTTCGTTTGGCGGTTCCATCACGGGATTGCCGAGGGTAAAGTCGAGTATATTCTCCGGACCGAACTGTTTTTTCAGTTTTTCACCTTCTTCGAACATTGCCCGTATCCACGAGGAGTCTTTCATCGATTTGCTGATATTTTTTGAGATACCCATCTTTCACCTCTTGATGAATTTTTTTCCTATCCGGATGAAGCCATCCCTGCTTTTCAGGATTGTTGCAAGGGGAACGCAGTATGCTATCCTGAAATATCCTTTTTTCCCGAAACCCCTGCCGGGCACTACCATAATCCTTTCTTCCTGCTGGAGCGTCCTGACAAACTCGAGCTCATCGGGGACCGGAGATTTTGGGAACATATAGAAGGCGCCCATTGGTTTTACGCATTCAAAGCCCGCCTCCATGAGTATTTCATAGAGGGT
This window contains:
- the dapF gene encoding diaminopimelate epimerase, whose product is MAELEFYKMSASGNDFILIDNRDGKVYKRFRNITEFIKKISRQHHSVGADGVILIEAARENNNFSWRFFNADGSEAEMCGNGGRCAARFANMKGIAAEKMAFETMAGIIKAEVRGAKVKLQLTTPRDLKLDYPVKLEDKEIFINSVDTGVPHAVLVVKDIDYISVNELGSSIRYHKMFGKKGTNVNFVEIIDRENVKLRTYERGVEGETYACGTGAVASVVILTSKSQVESPVNVHTRGGEVLKIYINEEVYLEGDTKIIYVGKLHEEALM
- the dapA gene encoding 4-hydroxy-tetrahydrodipicolinate synthase; the protein is MDLAGVFTALVTPFKNGKVDEDALKDLIGFQLQGDVDGLVPCGTTGEAPTLSYEEHERVIELTVKYAGGSVPVIAGTGSNSTKEAIELTESAKRLGADACLLTTPYYNKPTQEGLYRHYKEIAEAVDIPLVLYNIPGRTGINMAPETIKRVAEIPNIVGIKEASGSLVQVSEIYRLTGGRFTIFSGDDNIFLPMMSVGAVGVISVISNIMPKELKELYRAFAEEEDIKKARDLHTRLMPLFQGMFIETNPIPVKEALYYMGMIEKEFRLPLCPLSDANSRYLKGLLKEYGLLRR
- the dapB gene encoding 4-hydroxy-tetrahydrodipicolinate reductase — its product is TLENFRFVREKQKCIVIGTTGFSGDAIGQIRDSRDVRVVISPNMSIGMNLMFDVIDRVSKVLQDGYDIEIVEMHHRWKKDAPSGTAMKLKDIVKDAQTGKQWEEIYGRKGITGERKNGEIAILGLRGGDIVGEHTVMYAGIGERLEITHRAYSRENFARGALTAAKWIVRQGPGIYGMKDVLGL
- a CDS encoding redox-sensing transcriptional repressor Rex is translated as MAKYSKIPEATIRRLSNYLKCLGDLETRSEKVASSALIANICNVNAAQVRKDFAYFGEFGIRGMGYNVKELKRHIKEILGINREWRIAVVGIGNMGSALLVYKDFLKQNYKIVAAFDIQPERVIGHISERVGKPVEILHVEGLKEVVKARNIEIGIITTPPQEAQKVADWLVDANIKGILNLSPSPVKTPEHVKLRNLFFTSALDNLVYYLSN
- the bioD gene encoding dethiobiotin synthase, which gives rise to MKSLFITGTDTGIGKTVISMGLCAFLSLRKGMDVGVMKPFESGLTKGEQKAGSRDAVLLREASGSTDSLRKINPYTFEAPLAPEVAAELEHRVIDIDSVDRTYRDLLRKHDVLIIEGAGGVMVPIKSNFFYIDLIRRWSVPTVIVSRLGLGTINHTLLTSRYLESQGISIVGVILNDVNSEADIASQTNPGVLKQYLRVPFLGVFPHVAWVAQNRMNRELLAETFAKNIDTTAILQFL
- a CDS encoding pyridoxal phosphate-dependent aminotransferase; its protein translation is MGISKNISKSMKDSSWIRAMFEEGEKLKKQFGPENILDFTLGNPVMEPPNELKAELIRIASSEIKGMHRYMTNSGYEEVRDDIAKFYEERSGLPFTKDHIIMTVGAAGGINVALKALLDAGNEVIVPNPYFVEFRFYIENHGGSMRLVDTRDDFHLDIEKIEKAINKKTKAIILNSPHNPTGVVYNEEELKDLAALLLKRKEKGQRIFILADEAYRKIIYNGTVLPDLFNIYEDTIVITCHSKDLALPGERIGHIAASPHIKNLRPLIDAMIFANRILGFINAPALMQRLIRKFQKNSVDIMDYQRKRDAIYRILVESGFDVTKPLGAFYIFPHSPIPDDILFVRTLQQHRILAVPGVGFGKPGYFRLAYCVEMDVIERSEKYFKEMMSGMR